The genomic stretch cttaaaggagGGGGGGGGTATgggagcgcttctgaaaagcgctgtggtagggggggtgtatgagagcgcttttgaaaagcgctttggtaagggggggggggggtatgagagcgcttttgaaaagcgctttggtaatggggggtatgagagcgcttttcaaagcgctgctataggggggtttaatgagagcgctttttgctaaaaagcgctggtatagaccaggctatgagagcgcttttctgaagcgctttagtagcctttattagtaaaaattaaaaacaaaaacacgctttcactttctcactttctctctttcgttttctttttattactgtttctcactttctctgcaAGCGAAAAACcctccctccgtcgccagccacagccaccaccgttcgtccctccgtcgccagccaccaccgttcgtccctccgtcgccagccaccacgttcgtccctccgtcgccagccaccaccgtcGTTCTCTCCTCCGTCTGACTGTGCAAGGTAATATGATTTATGGGTTTAGTTTTAAGGGTTTCAACTAAGGGTTGCATTGCAATTTGAGAATGAAGCATATTACATGTTTGATTAAATGTCTTTAGAGTGTTATATATTTTGAagttttattaagtttttattgtTCTCTCTTAAATCTTTGTGTCTTAAAGATTCATCATGTATTAGAATATTCTAAACATAGTTAGACACTTAACCGGTTTAATTTGGTTGATGTAAAAGGGAATTGAAGATTCAGTTccggttttgattttgattttgagtttagtttaatttaaatagCTATGGCAATTGAAGATTCAGTTCCGGTTTTAACAAATTCTGATTCTGTTGAGCAGGAAAAAGTGCTTCCTTTAACTGATAGTATGATGGAAAGGGGTTTAGGGATATTTGGTTGGTTAGAATTTGTGCAGTGCATTCTTGTTTCATTTGCAATGTTCTTTGAAGTTCTATTAAGGTTCTCTCATCCTGTGTGATCTTTATTAAGTTTAGAGATTGTTTAAATCAGCCCCTGtactgtgtgttctttattaagTTTAGAGGTTTGAATCTTGGGACCGGATCGATTGCACTTTAGGATTTTTAGCACCGGTTAACTACGTGTTCAGGTTTTTCTTTAATAGTTGGACTGTGAATTCTGTTTCTGCTGATGTTTTGGATTTCTATAAAAAGGATTTCTTTCAAATGGTGCAATATATAGtaatttttcctctttttttcgcCACCTGTAAGCTATATGATTATGGTATTTGTATTTTACCTTGCCCATATCTTCGTTATTATCAAGGTTATGTTAAATTAAGAAATAGTTTGGTGATAAGAATTttgcattatcattattattttactatGCAACTATGCTTAATTTTATGTTTCAAAAGGAGAAAACTAGTAACACGAACTTCAGAATTTCATGTAAAAGGAATGTAAATGACCTTAACGGTCAAAAGGCAAACAAGGAAGTATTATTTGTAGCATATTTATGTCTTGGACTTTATgattttaatcatattattattctACTGGAGGTCTATTGATTtgttttggtatatttttatttaattttacagttactttgaagaaTCCGATTTCATTCACGAAGCTGAAGCCACCGTCTTCTTCCTGCACTCCCCTCGCCGTTTCAAACGCCGCCGTCTTCTTTCACGGTACCTGCCTTATTTTTATCACATTGTTTTGTAgtttatcaaatataatttaagtaGAAGCTTTTGGGTGGAACAATTTGAACTTATTACCTCTTGTCAAGCTCCGATACAATGACAGTGCTATGCATTGTCAATAAGATATTCAATTAAATGCTTAAATTAAATTGTTCAGTGGAACTCCTTGTTGGTTAATATCTCTAACATGCTGTTCAGATTGGTTCAGTGATGTTGAGTTTTCTTATTTCTTGGTTTACTGGTTATATTATCCTTTTTCTTATTTCTAGAGTTTTGTATTGTAGAAGTAGGTTAATTATAAAATGGTCTTGGACTTTAtaattttaatcatattatttaactgcatcgtgtgtgtttgttttgaaccatgtatccgtttgtcgacttctttacatgtaaatatactattttgacgattccggagctgctcatgcacttatctttacatttcgggactgtttttttatcggttttgcttctgcccgtaatcaaaagtcgggcttagggtctgaatttcggaaaaccgactttatttttgagtccgtggggacgttttaccatagccatgtaaatttcgttcaattccgacaactttcttttttgacgctcattttgatttgtaccgatttcgtttccgatacacttgttcatgcatggtttgacttgtatagattgtaagcttattaatagtgtactaatgtgctttactttgtttgatacaggttcaatggcttcagataaAGATGCTCCACCtgcaaactcacaagaaaactcacaagaaagagatgctccggatacaaatgctccacctgatactgaagcaaaagaagttgcacgaggcatcacgattatgaagggaatcatacgacatagagaccaaggattagtataccctttggaatggaattctgaaaaccaaccaattggtcctaattctgcaaagttgacaagttacattggtacacttgttcgtatgcatattccaatctccgtagctaaatggaatatgAAGAGTGACGACTTGGATAATAGAAAAAaggcgatttgggaagagcttcaggtatataccatatatggttgttgttattatattgacgataaattgtttacattacttatactaacacactatgcgtatgtttttttgcagaggacctttgacataccagatgagcgtagacgGTACAtgcttagtttggccggaaaaagatatagagggtggaaagcttttttgacaaataactatcttaaggataaagatggaaactttcttgaagaggcgccGGGAAGACCACTAAAGTATAAgaccttcattgatgaagaagattgggttaagtttgtaaatcaaagagatgaagatttccggaaaaggagtgtcacaaatagcgcgagagcatcaaaacccgcatatccatacaaaaaagggcgtatgggatatgcacgcttggaggataaaattgtaagtaaatagaaatgcgttttaattaattgtctaaatgtgttttatttgacgattttgcgatttgtgtcaatgcatagttagaggagtctaaaagtgaggaaacctcacttcctgtgcatgtgttgtggagggaagctcgggtgggcaagaatcaagccgtcgatcccgaagttcagagagtgtatactgaatgtgtaagtataatactgtgtctttatttaaatcaaatgttttttaatatataaatgattttttatctccactaataattattgaaatataaatgaattacaggagaccttgtcacaatcggtgtccaccggtgaggatcatgatgataggagcgtacttagtagagccctacatgctcctgagtatcccggtcgggtgaggggtaagggtcatggtgtgactccaacctcttattACAAgaatcctaggagaagaaatccttcaaatgaagaagtgttgcaaaagttggcggaattgcatgCACAAGTCTctgcattgcaaagagataatGATTTGTATATgaaagaaaagtgcaatactgcatcggtgagagaaactagtgataaagctagtttcaacggtcaaagaaaatttcccgaggtatttcttacaaattgttctatttccttacaaattgttctattttgttaacgataatgactttatatttactattggtttagggcatttcatcttgccaactatacttatcggaaccgagttatcgactagttggcaagggaaaagtgcacaacactgtgggagatttacttcaccatagaccgctcccggatggacacctgaaagtatcggtggatgttgtagtagatcatgatgcgatgctaccggtacctgacttggtctcagagacgacattgctgcgagatgcaataggatcatttgttgcatggccctcggagctcattgtcattagtgatgaggtatattgaaaacgattaagaaatcatttagttttcgaatgtcaattctaaaccgtttattaactattttttacattttaattttagattgctcctataaaacccgcaaataagggtaaagggattttacaggaggagtctgttgcatcactaaaagaggtacatttaaagtgttaataattaatctgaatctaaatctgcatgattttatattttacctaacttatatgatttttaggcatccgctcgggagtcacaacaagtgacgcagcaagttcgtatcgtaccacccactggtcctccgaagccagcgggaaaaaaaggcggttcttttgtgcctcggtaccggtcgacgctcgcaacaatggttgatatgtccgatttgaaggacggtgcgttacgtgaaatcgttatggatgagagtgtcttcggtattgaattcaagtcatttATTGAACTTggtgacttggaggagatttttaagcatgatcaactaggcgtcaataacatgcactcatacatccggtaatattccctcatccgatatattatttaattagtcccacaatataatttatttacacatttcaatgaaaataatctaatgtttattatgtttttatttaaggttgttgtatgacagagtgttgcgcgggactccgttgtctaacagattccgtttcgtgtcttccgcccactgcagcggaatgacaattgcttcggaacgggaatcagttagacaacgattagtcgatagattcatgtccaccggcaacacagaatgtctgcatctttgggcgtataatacccgaccagtggggttagtttctcattctttgttcatctaatttctgtttcttttgtgtatagccaaattttcatataacctattgcttttatttatagagcacactggttgctgcttgctatcaaccctataagggaagtcgtgtattatctgaattcggtaaatggtgaatggaccaattatcaggccatgaaggacatcgttgatttgtaagtgggatcgttctaaatatatactcgtgtatatttatatatatatttacttatttgtgggattgatctaaacatatgcttttatatatttgttaattagatcaatacaagtgttccgaagtcaacgggacgcacaggtatcccgaactaaatctagcaacattacttggatccaagtgcaggtaaattatttttcacaatgttgcttataatatatttatgctacttgataaaacaatgcacaactatagaatcttatttgtttttctatgtagtgtccgcaacagcgaaacagttacgattgcggatactttgtattgaggtatataaaagaaatccttcaggcaaatcaattagagattccgcttacggtatgaatttataacttaagataatttcatataacttattacatttaactaaatgtatcattcatatttttttttgttttgtagtaccttgacgaattccgtgccgctacatacccgaaacttaagttggaagaaataaaagaggatttgagtcatttttatattaagcactttttcatgtaggatttgtgtcgatttacttacaattttatataacattattgatgttgtaatatatgatgtatatataattttggatattattttggtatatatattgtcttactgatggctgaaataatatcgtcgaaaataaattacaggtcgaaaataaattacaggtcgaaaatattacaggtcgaaaatattacaggtcgactgggaggattaaattacaggttgcacatTAAAAAACCTCAcaaacctactaaagcgcttcttagtaaaagcgctgccaaagattaataaaaaagaattaaaaaaaaaaaaacgcaacatacgaaagcgcttctggaaaaacgctcttatagggtggcctttaagagcgctttttcctaaaaaagcgctcttaaaggccaccctataagagcgcttttccaaaagcgctttcgtatgttgttttttttttttttaactctcacagggggggctataagagcgcttttctggaaaaagcgctcttaaaggggggcctatgagagcgctttttctggaaaaagcgctcttaaaggggggcctaccagagcgcttttagaagcgcttttgtaggctacgccagcgctggctttggcagcgctgttaaaggccaaaaaaagcgcttttaaaagccctGCGCGTTGTAGTGTATTCAGTCAAGACTTTGTCTtcactcatcttgaatgaatacagagCTTGCTTCAGGTAAAGGTGATTGACCAACGATTTGTTCATGTATAAACTTTTAAGTTTCGACCAAACACCCGCCACTGTCTTCTCCTTCGATATATGTCGAAGAACCTAATCACCAAGGCTCAATACGATGGCATTGTGGGCTTTCTCTACCATAGTCGTTTTATCCTTCTCTGTTGGCACAATATCCATGGTCGCgcctcccttcaacgcttctaaAAAACCCCATTAAACAAGAAGGACTTGCATCTTCAAGTGCCACAAACCAAAATCACCGATGAatttcttaatatcatacttcaTTGATAACATCTTTTTCTCCACTCCTACCTACCTGCTAGTTCCTTTTAATTGTACAACCAATTTTATATACCCACTAGAATTGATGTATTTACCATAGTATGAATATTATTTTATAGTTTAGAAAGTAACTAGTCATAGCTAAATTAATACTTTCAAAACTAAATTGAAAgcttatttttcaaataaaaaaaaaaaaaacaggttttttcttcttcctttcgGTTTATATTGGACCGTACGTGCTCACATCAACTTTCGACCAATTACTATTCACACCTCTCCATCCACATCTCCAAATTTTCTCACATGCTTTTGTTGCAACTTCTCCACTGACTGATTCAGTTGCGATATAGTTAGTTCTCATGACAATGCTCTAGATTCGGTTCCTCATTTCTGTAAGATTCTCTCCAATTCGTTCTGTTTCtgattcattaaaatattcaattTACCACTTTTAACTTTTTAATCTGTTTTCCTATTTTTGATCGAAGCACGAAAACATGATACCCAAAATGGGGTTCAAGATTTGTTCGAATTTATATTGATATTCCTATATGATAAGATTTATTCATTTTGGAATATGTAAATGCTTGAAATCACAATTTAGGTTCCTATAGATAGTGCCTCAATTAGTTGTTGGATTGTTGAAATTCTAGAGGAATAGATTAGTGGCTTTTTAGTTGAATTGAGGACTTGAAATTATTCTAAGCCTTATATGTTACTCCCTCTTTCTCAGAAATGTgttatttgaattatttgaacTATATGATTAGATGGGTTGatgagaaaaaataataaatgttataTCAGTATCATACAGAGACATATATTTCGAGACAGAGAAAAACTGCAAATGAGACATTTTTATGAGACGGACTGCAAATGAGACActtttatgagacggagggaataCTAAGTCTCATTCCATGGTAGAATGCCAAAAATCGGCCATATAAAGACACCAGTGTGGCCTAAGGTGCTGCCATGGCAGGCATCCTTCTCAAATTGCATCTGGCATTTGTCGAAAAATCCGCCATGCTAAGACTGGCATTTATCAACATAGTTAAATATTAGTTTACTGAATTACAAGAATTAAGAAAGTTGATAGTAGGCAAGCTTTTAAATGACGGTCGCGGTCTTGTTGCCATAGCGTAAAGGCTTTCGTGATTTCAGTTGATACAGGTGTTGTGACACTAATTGCGATTGTCGCGGTAaccaaaatttgttctttattatAAAAACGGTGAATAACGGTAGCGGTATTGGCACCTTCGATAGTGTTTTGTCGCATCTGTTTTCATAGAAACGGGATGTTTTTCTAGAGAGTCTTTTGAAAATGTACTGAGATGCCTAGGATGAAGCTTCCCCCTCCCTCAAGAATCAATGATGAAGCTTCCCCTTCCCCTCAAAAAGTAAACAAATTGCATATCATGATGATATTGAGATTTAAAATTGCCTTCTGAGATATCTTTCAAAATATGTTTGGAtttgtttattttgaattatttaactTTAACCGTTTAATCTCTTTAATTTTCTCTCGTCATCTCATTAAATGTTTGTGATTTTATTCTCTCTGAATTCTATAGTGGCACGGGTGAGAGATAGTTAGATACACTCTTCATACTAATAATGTGGAAAAAATTCGGCGAGTCTTTATCAGGCGATAATGAAGAACAAGAGGAGACCTTGTTGGGTGAGGAATCAAGTAGCCTCTCTACAACACAGGTGCTGTTAAACCTTTCTACATAAGATTTAGCTGTTTGGGATTTTACTCTAGTCTATTCAGTTCTAAGTTATGCTACTTTTGACTGTTGATTGAACAGAGACTTTATGCATTTGCTGCTTGTTCGATTGCTGGTCTCGTTTTAATGTTTCTGGTAAGAGAAATGCGTGCCCTTTTTTTATGTGTATTTTATACTATGTATGTGATTTATTTATCTTATCATCTTTACTCGACTATGTGCCACTATTATCTTTCCTCTAGTACATTCATTCAACACCTAGCTTATGCTCTTGTTCTCACTTTACTCCGCAAGTTGTTACCTAAAATTTCCTTTTCTTGACTTGCtgttaaaaatttgttctttttaccATTCTTTCAATTATTCTAAGAACTTATTTTCCCTAGATTTATTTCGGTCAATGCAAAATCATGCTCACAGTGAGTTTTAGAAAACTTCTCTCAGATCAATTTTAAAAGCAATGTGATTTTTGGGACATAATGATTTGACTTTCTAGCCTGGTTTTGGTTAAAAAGCCTTAATACTTTGATGTCTGCTTGTACATCCGTTATCTTTAAAAACCCGGGTGATATTGGTAACTATGTCTAAGTAAGACTGTTAAAAGAAGTTTCTCTCTAATGCTATCAGGAAGTACTTTCACTCTTTTGCAGTAACTTACCTTTTCTTTGAAACTTTTCCGACTATTTTTCTCCCCGAAACCATGATATCTTGGCTCATAAATGTAATAGTGGTCAAAAAAGATGTTGAATATTATTTCTTGTGTAACTTATGGTACCTGGTgcgaaaaatattatatttttttcccTCTTTTAATGTGCAAGTTTAGCAACCTCAACCAAATTGAGTTGATGATTTACAAATACTTTCTCGTTAATTTGAAAGTTTAGCAACCTCAACCAAATTGAGTTGAATGTTGATAACTTGCAAATACTTTCTATAactgttttttctttctttctattttgCAGTCTATGATTGTTTTTGCCAAACCCATCAAATTTGCCATATTGTTCACCTTTGGCAACCTATTAGCAGTTGGAAGGTAGAATAGTTTTCCCCTTATTGACGCgtgatttttttagaaataacTTTGTCGAGCTATATACAGAGACAATATAATGTTTTAGTTGAGGATATTGGAAATATATACGTAAGCTTACCATTGAGTTAATTGTGAATATGCTATTACAGCAGATCAGTTCATTTTTATGCTTCTAAATTCCTGTATTTAGTTCAATTAATTAATAGATCATCCAACTTTGTTTTGTATATCTGGCAGTACAGCCTTTCTTCTTGGACCGGCACAACAAATGCAAATGATGTTTGACCGTGTTCGTGTTTTTGCAACTGCCATCTACCTTGGATCTGTGGTTGTAGCACTTATTTGTGCCCTTTTGGTAAACCCTACTCCTTTGAACTCCATAAACATATTATATTAAGTTagaaatgtggttgggcttaACACAACTTTAAATAACTTGTAAGGTGAGAATTGCCTCCACTTTATAAACACATATTTTCAGACCATATCTCATTCGATGTGTAACTCTTAACAAAATCATTGGTTGatattagataatatgcatacaaAATCACGAGCATGTCaactcttgattttcttatttGTTTTAAACTTTACCGACTTTTGGAGGAaccaaataccatttttcatgtTTTGTAGATCCATAGCAAGGTGTTGACGTTACTTGCAATCATCGTTGAGATCGGCGCACTTATTTGGTAATTTTGCCTTCAACATCCTTGATTCCCGACTTAAATTTCTGACATGCGATATGATAACCACATATTTGTACAATTatgtagatcaataatagttGGAAGTTGTTACATTACAGGTACAGCCTAAGTTATATCCCTTTTGCTCGAAGAATGGTTTCCAATTTGATGATCAAATTATGTGATACAGAGTTCTAAACCATGAAAATAAAACCAAAGATGTCTCGTGTGGTCGATAGTAGACATGGTTGCTCGGCATTTGGATTTTATGTACTGATTTGGTGCTCATGAAGCTTCTTGTTGGCCTTTATTTGGAATTCATCTTCCATGCCACTATTCTTTTCCTTTCACATCAAAAAAACAATGGGTTGAAAATTTGTTTGCATAAAGTTGCTTTGTTGTAAAGGATACAGAGAagtttgttttttcatttttttgtaaTGGTGCTTTTGTTAAGAAAATTATAGATTTAGCATATCTGGTGGAGTCCTTTGGTATTTGCTCCTATTGTTAAAGTTTTATTATAGTTTTATCTCTCAATTTTGTCTCATTCATGGATCCAGTTCCTTAATTCAAAGTCATATTTGGTTTTTTTCTCACATTTTCGTACTAAAAAAATATgacatatttatatttaaataatgagTCTCTTAGAGCCGATACAAATCAAAATTATTTGGGCACACACACTCACAATAGTAcacattatttaattatttaaaaattagtaATCAAATTTTAGATGTCCTTTTCCTTACTTTGTTCCATCTATGAGTATGTTGCCTTTGTTCCATTTATGAGTATGTTGCCTAAATAAATTGGATTTGTGATTGTGATTAGGAGTGTACATGGGTTATGGATTGAGTCGATCCATAAAATCCGGTCAAATTCACTCAAAAGTTTAAAAAAAGTAGGTTAGATCGGGAAATTGGGTGGATAtgggtttcaaaacaaaaaaaaatcattaaaaaattggGTTTCGGGTAAAATCCAATCCAAACCTAAAAGACCCATTGATCcactaatcaaatatttattattatagttttcatatttttgatGAATATTAAATTAGATGTTGTAATTTTAATTTCTTAACATTTTAGTGAACCATGACATTAACTGATTTTGAATGTTTCattttttggttattttaatGCTAATATAATTTTATGTCATGCAACTCTAATTTGTTGCtaatattttatgataatttttattagttGATATTCTCACTTatctataatatatataaagGGAAAATTTTATTTTGGTGTAACCTATTTTTCTAACATTTTTACCCTTACAATATTatgtaatttataaataattttcatTGAAACCACTTTTAACTTCCACATAACTTCCTTCTGATATCTTCTCTATTCTACGTTTttctaaaattgaatttaaaaaaaaatatcgcATATATTTTTACGATGCACAACAAAAAACTAATTATTATATAATGTTAAAAGATAGTAAAAATATATTATCGAATTTTTTTAAGAAGATATAAATTTTgagtaatttttatgaaaaaaaaaatgatgactCATCATTTAGTCCTTTAATGTtaataagcaaaaaaaaaaaatatatttgaacaaCCTACTATTCATCCAACCCATCCCAAAAATTAGTGAGTTTATCCAAACCGACCCATTGATATAACGAGTGATTAATTTATGTCACTCAAATCATGGTGTCCAACATGGATTAGGTATTAGGTTTGGTCAAATCCAATTCAAACGGCCCATGTACACCCTTAATTGTGACCAAGTAAGTCTTGCTGGAATTTAACACGCCTCctctaaaaaattatatttggcaCCTTTAATGATGGATGATGGGTGCTATTATAGAATTTTTCTAAAAATCCGATAGttcattttctaaaaaataaaagtttacacTATTGGAAATTTCTGAtagtatatattttgttttttgaaaaaattcatataaaaaaatttcGTTCTTGCCGCCTCTAAATTTGTGTTgtataatttgaaaattaaacaaaaatagggGTGTCAGGTATCATTCAGAGGATGACATGTTAAATCCTCAAATCTAGCTTGCATCTTCAATCGAAGAAAAATTTTTGATTGGAGAATTTATCTTGCCATCCCAAGTTATACATGTCATCCCATTTCTTTTTGTTCGATACCGAAAATTCTTTGTTTTTGTACCAAA from Vicia villosa cultivar HV-30 ecotype Madison, WI linkage group LG4, Vvil1.0, whole genome shotgun sequence encodes the following:
- the LOC131596095 gene encoding uncharacterized protein LOC131596095 yields the protein MWKKFGESLSGDNEEQEETLLGEESSSLSTTQRLYAFAACSIAGLVLMFLSMIVFAKPIKFAILFTFGNLLAVGSTAFLLGPAQQMQMMFDRVRVFATAIYLGSVVVALICALLIHSKVLTLLAIIVEIGALIWYSLSYIPFARRMVSNLMIKLCDTEF